In Deinococcus sp. QL22, the following are encoded in one genomic region:
- a CDS encoding M23 family metallopeptidase — translation MTAFWPTLDTPTTRYTVQPSCGWLDPAYYAALGSVHPAIDLNAVTGGNTDLGDPVHGADSGRVVATMWDAYIGGIVEILHGDGSISGYWHLRDIHVKVGQLVRGGDLIGQIGKGAKLDMAAHLHFYVKKAGVVLAPNHWPSAHIKNRQACEAFVREHYHPPEYWLYARDAKRTLASLQALRGAPTTRVLVNDIEITGQLVQRPEHDLSIDARTETVRVYLNSREPMPVIPALPPGVGH, via the coding sequence GTGACCGCATTCTGGCCCACGCTGGATACCCCCACCACCCGCTACACCGTGCAGCCCAGTTGCGGCTGGCTCGATCCTGCCTATTACGCCGCCCTGGGCTCCGTTCATCCTGCCATCGACCTCAATGCCGTCACCGGCGGCAACACCGATCTGGGCGACCCGGTGCACGGCGCAGATTCAGGCCGCGTGGTGGCCACCATGTGGGATGCCTACATCGGCGGCATTGTGGAAATCCTGCACGGCGACGGCAGCATTTCCGGTTACTGGCATCTGCGGGACATTCACGTCAAGGTAGGCCAACTGGTCAGGGGCGGCGACCTGATTGGGCAGATCGGCAAGGGCGCGAAGCTGGACATGGCCGCGCACCTCCACTTCTACGTCAAGAAGGCAGGCGTGGTGCTCGCCCCGAACCACTGGCCGAGCGCGCACATCAAGAACCGTCAGGCCTGCGAAGCGTTTGTCCGTGAGCATTACCACCCGCCCGAGTATTGGCTGTACGCCCGTGACGCGAAGCGGACGCTGGCCTCGCTGCAGGCCTTGCGAGGGGCACCGACGACCCGCGTGCTGGTCAACGACATAGAGATTACCGGGCAACTGGTGCAACGTCCCGAACACGACCTGAGCATCGACGCCCGCACGGAAACGGTGCGCGTGTACCTGAACAGCCGTGAGCCCATGCCGGTCATTCCCGCCCTGCCCCCCGGCGTCGGTCACTGA
- a CDS encoding phage tail tape measure protein, which translates to MAEYQDRATLDISDVLRKADLVEARLAKAFAVKTGQTVQTPTLKVDTQVSRQLSETDAQIKRLGQTVKSTRDAWQTQALTDDETIAASRRLRNELLKLATAEDANIDSVLRATSAAASAQRTMDQARGTVTKGGFAFNASAGIIDSLSKLGGPAGAAAGTVGQFVIDGLARSMNRGKSQLADESESLSNEIVDALKKKLKIQSPSKVMEEIGGYIMEGLIGGFRSKRELLLIAVRDVASDIPSAFHATGNTLDGGDLAAPILTGLSEGLVNIPELFQKAFGGAGQAATEGVAEVSAETVNVTLALEGLAAGFEKASTKLAAFPAAAEPAAAAVGDAAEAADEAGDSAQEAGNGFEQLSGFLAVAGTAVTVFTAAVAVAVPKAAEFQEGLAAIGTESDLTEQQLTELGAGLLRISGQVGQSSQELVKASFDVVGAGVKGADTVAKINTLTEVSAKAASAGLTDVKTSADIITSALNSYGFSAENAEHVSDVLFKTTAVGKISFNQLGKTMGEIFPKAKTLGVSLEELSASAAALTSSGVPAEQAMTGIGAALDNVLKPSADAVELSKELGLSFNAAALQSQGWSAFLDEIRAKTGGNVELMGRLFGSSEAVNAIFALTGSEGGPRFKKALDEVTNSAGATDEAFQKQAATFKFAQKQYAAASEAFQIEFGLRFLPLLTKLTKGAAHLITKFDELGQNGVVQFALVTGGVGLAALGVAKLATALKSAAAASALLQGVTAAGGLKAFLTAPAAAVNGLTKVAAFIPGRFLPQLAGANGALANVVTKLGVFGQAGLVAGAAFAGWKIGEWIGKLKLFGDETTTLNDKIQDFLAVTVYRADPALIKQAREDEEALQQKALATKGVTDATIDSGAAERKAAEAVQKAADKRAALLEVIRQQTISLKELTKELGDRKVKLELEGKTEFQRDLGELGATFEALREKFKAPFYVNGALDLKNPKLQAGFSALDAQQGAEAGALVQRELDKQGMHVSSMNGTCRPLKRAC; encoded by the coding sequence ATGGCGGAGTATCAAGACCGGGCCACCCTCGATATCTCCGACGTGCTTAGAAAAGCAGACCTCGTCGAAGCTCGATTGGCCAAAGCGTTCGCTGTTAAGACCGGGCAGACTGTTCAAACGCCGACCCTGAAAGTGGACACTCAAGTCTCGCGTCAGCTCAGCGAAACGGATGCCCAGATCAAACGCCTGGGCCAGACGGTGAAAAGCACGCGGGATGCGTGGCAGACCCAAGCCCTGACCGACGATGAAACCATTGCTGCCTCGCGCAGACTTCGGAACGAACTGCTGAAACTCGCGACCGCTGAAGACGCCAACATTGACAGCGTGCTCCGGGCCACCAGTGCAGCCGCTTCAGCACAGCGGACGATGGATCAAGCGCGTGGCACGGTCACCAAAGGCGGCTTTGCCTTTAATGCGTCTGCTGGGATTATTGATTCCCTGAGCAAGCTGGGTGGCCCAGCCGGTGCAGCAGCAGGCACGGTGGGCCAGTTCGTAATTGACGGCCTCGCCCGATCCATGAATCGGGGTAAGAGTCAGTTAGCGGACGAAAGCGAGTCCCTGTCCAACGAAATCGTTGATGCTCTCAAGAAGAAGCTCAAGATCCAGAGTCCCTCCAAAGTGATGGAAGAAATCGGCGGATACATCATGGAAGGGCTGATCGGCGGTTTCAGAAGCAAGCGTGAACTGCTGCTGATCGCCGTGCGCGATGTGGCCAGCGACATTCCAAGTGCATTTCATGCCACTGGAAACACGCTGGACGGCGGAGACCTCGCAGCGCCGATCCTCACGGGCCTCTCGGAAGGGCTGGTCAACATCCCCGAATTGTTTCAAAAGGCCTTTGGTGGTGCAGGCCAAGCCGCTACTGAAGGCGTTGCAGAGGTGTCAGCGGAGACGGTTAACGTCACCCTAGCGCTTGAAGGGCTGGCGGCTGGGTTCGAGAAGGCGAGCACCAAATTGGCCGCATTCCCGGCTGCTGCTGAACCTGCTGCTGCCGCCGTAGGGGACGCGGCGGAGGCGGCAGATGAGGCTGGCGATTCTGCCCAGGAAGCGGGCAACGGCTTCGAACAACTGTCTGGCTTCTTGGCCGTGGCAGGCACAGCCGTCACGGTGTTTACTGCCGCCGTTGCTGTAGCCGTGCCGAAAGCGGCTGAGTTTCAAGAGGGCTTGGCAGCCATCGGGACTGAAAGCGACCTCACTGAACAGCAACTCACTGAGTTGGGGGCAGGTTTGCTGCGGATCAGTGGACAGGTCGGACAGAGTTCGCAAGAGCTCGTCAAAGCCAGTTTTGATGTGGTGGGTGCGGGCGTCAAAGGTGCGGATACGGTCGCCAAGATCAACACGCTTACGGAAGTCAGCGCGAAAGCGGCGAGCGCCGGATTGACGGATGTCAAAACGTCGGCCGACATCATCACCTCGGCGCTCAATTCTTACGGCTTTTCGGCAGAGAACGCTGAGCACGTCAGTGACGTCTTGTTTAAGACCACCGCTGTGGGCAAGATCAGCTTCAATCAACTCGGCAAAACCATGGGGGAAATCTTCCCTAAGGCCAAGACCCTTGGCGTGTCTTTGGAAGAATTGTCTGCCAGTGCAGCGGCGCTCACCTCCAGTGGTGTCCCCGCGGAGCAGGCCATGACTGGGATTGGCGCGGCGCTCGACAATGTGCTCAAGCCCAGTGCAGATGCCGTAGAACTGTCGAAAGAACTTGGCTTGAGCTTCAATGCAGCGGCCCTCCAATCTCAGGGCTGGTCTGCCTTTCTGGACGAGATCCGGGCCAAAACGGGCGGCAACGTCGAGTTGATGGGCCGTTTGTTTGGCAGCTCGGAAGCGGTCAACGCCATTTTTGCCCTCACTGGATCGGAGGGTGGGCCCCGCTTCAAGAAGGCACTGGACGAAGTCACCAATTCAGCAGGAGCGACGGACGAGGCCTTTCAAAAGCAGGCGGCCACCTTCAAGTTTGCTCAGAAGCAGTACGCGGCGGCGAGCGAAGCCTTTCAGATCGAATTTGGCCTCAGATTCCTTCCCCTGTTGACAAAGCTCACCAAGGGTGCGGCTCACCTCATCACGAAATTTGACGAGTTGGGGCAAAACGGCGTGGTGCAGTTTGCGCTGGTGACCGGGGGCGTGGGGTTGGCTGCGCTCGGCGTGGCAAAGCTAGCGACAGCGCTGAAAAGTGCGGCAGCCGCTTCAGCCTTGCTGCAGGGCGTGACGGCTGCGGGCGGATTGAAAGCCTTCTTAACCGCGCCCGCAGCCGCTGTCAACGGCTTGACCAAGGTTGCCGCCTTCATCCCTGGCAGATTCCTACCTCAATTGGCAGGGGCAAACGGGGCACTGGCCAACGTCGTCACGAAATTGGGCGTCTTCGGTCAAGCGGGACTCGTGGCCGGAGCTGCCTTTGCAGGTTGGAAAATTGGGGAGTGGATCGGCAAACTCAAGCTATTTGGGGATGAAACCACCACGCTGAACGATAAAATTCAAGACTTTTTGGCGGTCACTGTTTACAGGGCCGACCCTGCCCTGATCAAGCAAGCCCGCGAAGACGAAGAAGCCTTGCAGCAAAAAGCACTCGCCACCAAGGGAGTCACCGACGCCACGATTGACAGTGGTGCAGCAGAGCGGAAGGCAGCGGAGGCGGTTCAGAAAGCTGCAGACAAACGGGCTGCCCTCCTGGAAGTCATTCGTCAGCAGACCATTTCTCTCAAAGAATTGACCAAAGAACTGGGAGACCGCAAGGTCAAATTGGAATTGGAGGGCAAGACTGAATTTCAACGGGATTTGGGTGAATTGGGGGCGACTTTTGAAGCCCTCCGCGAAAAGTTCAAGGCTCCGTTTTACGTAAACGGCGCACTTGACCTCAAGAATCCCAAGCTCCAAGCCGGGTTTTCAGCATTAGATGCTCAGCAAGGCGCGGAAGCCGGGGCCTTGGTTCAGCGTGAACTGGACAAGCAGGGGATGCACGTCTCCAGCATGAACGGGACGTGCAGGCCGCTCAAACGAGCTTGCTGA
- a CDS encoding nuclease-related domain-containing protein codes for MIAKEYAPLPTADRFQKAGDEAERQMAHYLKRAFGDDPDVQVFNNLRLEHGGEVAQIDHLIFHRAGLIVIESKSVTSAVRINDREEWARQWNGQWRGMPSPILQARRQGDLLRALLQANKEELRNKILLGLKQGGFKAFMIDVVVGISDSGVVEYKGALPDVKKADQVPDRVKELIADHQQLARPFSRDKRAEQWGFNISPEEVVRITAFLRAKHRDRPATAAVPEPLPAAPLPQAVPVTAPESPSSTTRIECSKCKSQNLEIKFGHSYYFKCRSCEANTSIKLSCPKCSTPGRLRKSGAQFYAECPSCKFSALYFTNP; via the coding sequence ATGATTGCCAAGGAGTACGCCCCTCTCCCTACAGCAGATCGGTTCCAGAAAGCAGGTGACGAGGCGGAACGCCAGATGGCGCACTACCTCAAGCGGGCCTTCGGAGACGACCCAGATGTCCAGGTCTTCAACAACCTCCGGCTTGAACATGGAGGCGAAGTCGCACAAATCGACCACCTGATTTTTCACCGTGCTGGATTGATTGTGATTGAGAGCAAGAGCGTCACCAGTGCGGTGCGCATCAATGACCGGGAAGAGTGGGCCAGACAGTGGAATGGCCAGTGGCGCGGCATGCCGTCTCCCATCTTGCAGGCCAGACGCCAGGGCGATTTGCTCCGGGCGCTGCTGCAGGCCAACAAAGAAGAGTTACGAAATAAAATTCTGCTCGGCCTGAAACAAGGTGGATTCAAGGCATTCATGATCGATGTGGTTGTGGGCATCAGCGACAGCGGGGTCGTGGAGTACAAAGGGGCGCTGCCCGACGTCAAGAAAGCCGATCAAGTGCCGGACCGGGTGAAGGAGTTAATTGCTGACCACCAACAGCTGGCCCGGCCATTCAGCCGCGACAAACGTGCTGAGCAGTGGGGCTTCAATATTTCCCCGGAAGAGGTGGTCCGCATCACGGCGTTCTTGCGAGCCAAACACCGTGACCGCCCCGCAACTGCTGCCGTGCCTGAACCGCTCCCCGCAGCACCACTGCCTCAGGCTGTTCCTGTGACAGCACCAGAGAGTCCGTCCAGCACAACTCGCATCGAATGCAGCAAGTGCAAGAGTCAAAACTTAGAGATCAAGTTTGGGCACAGCTACTACTTCAAGTGCCGAAGTTGCGAGGCCAACACCAGCATCAAACTCAGTTGTCCAAAGTGCAGCACTCCGGGGCGGCTCAGGAAAAGCGGGGCACAGTTCTATGCTGAATGCCCAAGCTGCAAATTCTCGGCTCTCTATTTCACTAATCCATAG